The Chelatococcus sp. HY11 genome includes a window with the following:
- a CDS encoding DUF1007 family protein produces MPRFLHVLPLLGAAALWSTAASAHPHVWVTAKSELVYNDEADITAVRHSWTFDEAYSSYATQGLDTDGDGKLSAAELADLAKVNVDSLSEFNYFTKGKANGKSVAFANPIEYSLNFQDGRLTLNFTLPAKTPMPASRMLTLEIYDNTYFVAFALADGDEAATTSGAPKGCATQIIRPKKPDEAQQQQLSEAFFEALTANSNFGAQFSNRILVACP; encoded by the coding sequence ATGCCCCGTTTTTTACATGTGCTCCCTCTTTTGGGAGCCGCGGCGCTATGGTCGACCGCTGCGAGCGCGCATCCTCACGTTTGGGTGACCGCCAAGAGCGAGCTTGTTTACAACGACGAGGCCGATATCACGGCTGTCCGGCATAGCTGGACTTTCGATGAAGCCTATTCGAGCTATGCCACCCAAGGCCTGGATACGGACGGCGACGGCAAGCTCTCGGCAGCGGAGCTCGCGGATCTCGCCAAGGTCAACGTCGATTCATTAAGTGAATTCAATTATTTCACGAAAGGCAAGGCGAATGGCAAGAGCGTCGCTTTCGCCAATCCGATCGAGTACAGCCTCAATTTCCAGGACGGGCGTCTGACACTCAATTTCACGCTGCCAGCGAAAACGCCGATGCCCGCCAGTCGCATGTTGACGCTCGAGATCTACGACAACACCTATTTCGTCGCCTTTGCCCTGGCGGACGGCGATGAGGCGGCCACGACCAGCGGCGCGCCGAAGGGCTGCGCAACGCAAATCATACGCCCGAAAAAGCCGGACGAGGCGCAGCAGCAACAGCTATCGGAGGCCTTTTTTGAGGCATTGACCGCCAATTCCAATTTTGGCGCGCAGTTTTCCAATCGCATTCTGGTCGCCTGCCCGTGA
- a CDS encoding indolepyruvate ferredoxin oxidoreductase family protein: protein MTHDFMSHGTGSQRGGEQAHDPANGPAARLKDVNLDDKYDLTKDRVFITGTQAIVRLMLMQKERDRRAGLNTAGFVSGYRGSPLGGLDLQFARAGRQLKAADVVFQPGLNEDLAATACWGTQQAEMRGDGKFDGVFTLWYGKGPGVDRSGDVFRHANMAGTSRNGGAIALMGDDHTAESSTVAHQTEFLFVDTMIPILNPAGVQEILDYGLYGFAMSRFAGSWVALKGVKDTVESTAVVDASLERLGIVIPQDFAMPPGGLNIRPFDKILEQEARLHEFKRDAALAFLRANGLNRMITSGGRHPKIGIVTVGKSYLDVRQAFDDLGIDEVRANDLGIRLYKIACPWPIGRQELVDFARGLDLIIVVEEKRSLIEVQVREELYGSANQPICVGKKDEEGRWLFPVKGALDPNDIAIAIGERVLRYHPSEELAARVAHIRDAQRILAETADAGTRTPHFCSGCPHNSSTVVPEGMRAYAGIGCHYMVQWMDRSTDGVTQMGGEGANWVGEAPFSKRKHVFQNLGDGTYQHSGILALRFALATKTNVTYKILFNDAVAMTGGQHVEGDLTVDRVAAEVRAEGVSRIALVSDEPDKYPPSMHWPVGMTRHHRDDLDAVQRELAEVPGVSVLIYDQTCAAEKRRRRKKGTYPDPDRRVIINELVCEGCGDCSVTSNCVSVQPQMTEFGRKRVIDQSTCNKDFSCVKGFCPSFVSVHGATLRKADLPSAVARDDLDDGWEARLPEPNRPALGHKPYNIIVTGVGGSGVVTIGALLGMAAHLEGRGCGMIDMAGLAQKGGAVYSHVRLAAAPEDIHAIRVFAGEADLVLGCDLVVTGSKKVLAAVAKGETALMVNTAEVHPGDFTRNADYVLPVERIRRAIAEATGGRGAYFVDANAIAVAVLGNSIAANMFMLGFAYQHGKIPVSAEAVEKAITLNGEAVAMNLAAFRWGRRAVCEPEFVGALVDKAHEPTPVRHLSHTLDEIIDRRIVFLIGYQNNAYAARYGRLVERVRVREAEVTSSKTLTEAVARYLFKLMAYKDEYEVARLYSDGNFARQLASTFSGDKIRLEFHLAPPLLAPKDAHGRPRKMTFGAWMLPLFKALAACKGLRGTAFDPFGRTEERRMERQLITDYETLLDEVLEKLDAGNHALAVALASIPEKIRGFGHIKQRHLEAAKREEAELLERFRKGFPPLAVAAE, encoded by the coding sequence ATGACGCATGATTTCATGTCTCATGGTACCGGGTCGCAGAGGGGGGGTGAACAAGCCCATGATCCTGCGAATGGCCCGGCCGCGCGCCTTAAGGATGTCAATCTCGACGACAAGTATGACCTGACCAAGGACCGCGTGTTCATCACCGGGACGCAGGCCATCGTGCGCCTCATGCTGATGCAGAAGGAGCGCGACCGGCGGGCGGGGCTGAACACGGCCGGTTTCGTGTCCGGCTATCGCGGCTCGCCCCTCGGCGGGCTCGATTTGCAATTCGCGCGCGCGGGGCGGCAGCTGAAGGCCGCGGACGTTGTCTTCCAGCCGGGTCTCAATGAGGATCTCGCGGCCACCGCCTGCTGGGGAACACAGCAGGCCGAGATGCGCGGCGACGGCAAGTTCGATGGCGTGTTCACGCTCTGGTATGGCAAGGGGCCGGGTGTCGACCGCTCCGGCGACGTGTTCCGCCATGCCAATATGGCCGGTACGTCGCGGAACGGGGGCGCGATCGCGCTGATGGGCGACGACCATACGGCCGAGAGCTCGACCGTGGCGCACCAGACCGAGTTCCTCTTCGTCGATACCATGATCCCGATCCTGAATCCGGCCGGCGTGCAGGAAATTCTCGACTACGGGCTCTACGGCTTCGCCATGAGCCGCTTCGCGGGCAGCTGGGTCGCGCTGAAGGGCGTGAAGGACACGGTGGAATCGACCGCGGTGGTGGATGCCTCGCTCGAGCGGCTCGGCATCGTGATCCCGCAGGATTTCGCCATGCCGCCGGGTGGACTGAATATCCGCCCCTTCGACAAGATTCTCGAGCAGGAAGCGCGCCTGCATGAGTTCAAGCGGGACGCGGCACTCGCGTTCCTTCGGGCCAATGGCCTCAACCGTATGATCACATCCGGTGGGCGTCATCCCAAGATCGGCATCGTCACGGTCGGCAAAAGCTATCTCGACGTGCGCCAGGCATTCGATGATCTCGGCATCGACGAGGTGCGCGCCAACGACCTCGGCATCCGTCTTTACAAGATCGCCTGCCCCTGGCCGATCGGCCGCCAGGAACTCGTCGATTTCGCCCGGGGGCTCGATCTCATCATCGTCGTCGAGGAGAAGCGCTCCCTCATCGAAGTACAGGTACGGGAAGAGCTTTACGGCTCCGCCAACCAGCCAATCTGCGTCGGCAAGAAGGACGAGGAGGGCCGGTGGCTGTTCCCGGTGAAGGGCGCTCTTGATCCCAACGACATCGCCATCGCGATCGGCGAACGTGTGCTGCGTTACCACCCCAGCGAAGAACTTGCCGCGCGTGTCGCACACATCCGCGACGCCCAGCGCATTCTCGCCGAGACGGCGGATGCCGGCACACGCACGCCGCATTTTTGCTCAGGCTGCCCGCATAACTCCTCCACCGTCGTGCCGGAGGGCATGCGCGCCTATGCCGGCATCGGCTGCCATTACATGGTGCAGTGGATGGACCGTTCCACGGACGGCGTCACCCAGATGGGCGGTGAGGGCGCCAACTGGGTCGGCGAGGCGCCGTTCTCCAAGCGCAAGCACGTCTTCCAGAATCTCGGCGACGGCACCTACCAGCATTCGGGCATCCTGGCGCTGCGTTTCGCCCTCGCGACCAAGACCAACGTGACTTATAAGATTCTCTTCAACGACGCGGTCGCCATGACCGGCGGCCAGCATGTGGAAGGCGACCTGACCGTCGACAGGGTGGCGGCGGAGGTGCGCGCCGAGGGGGTGAGCCGGATCGCCCTGGTTTCGGACGAACCCGACAAGTATCCCCCCTCGATGCATTGGCCGGTCGGCATGACCCGCCACCATCGCGACGATCTCGATGCGGTACAGCGGGAATTGGCCGAGGTGCCCGGCGTCTCGGTGCTGATCTACGACCAGACCTGCGCTGCCGAGAAGCGTCGGCGCCGCAAGAAGGGCACTTATCCCGATCCCGATCGGCGCGTCATCATCAACGAACTCGTCTGCGAGGGCTGTGGAGACTGCAGCGTCACCTCGAACTGCGTCTCGGTGCAGCCGCAGATGACGGAGTTCGGGCGCAAGCGGGTGATCGACCAGTCCACCTGCAACAAGGATTTTTCCTGCGTGAAGGGCTTCTGCCCGTCCTTCGTCTCGGTGCACGGGGCGACGCTCCGCAAGGCCGATTTGCCCTCGGCTGTCGCCCGAGACGATCTGGACGACGGCTGGGAAGCGCGTCTGCCGGAGCCCAACCGCCCGGCACTTGGTCATAAGCCCTACAATATCATCGTCACGGGTGTCGGTGGCTCCGGTGTCGTCACGATCGGTGCCCTGCTCGGCATGGCGGCGCATCTCGAGGGGCGCGGCTGCGGGATGATCGACATGGCGGGCCTCGCCCAGAAGGGTGGGGCGGTCTACAGCCATGTCAGGCTCGCGGCGGCGCCGGAGGATATCCACGCCATCCGCGTCTTCGCGGGCGAGGCGGACCTTGTCCTCGGTTGCGATCTCGTCGTGACGGGTTCGAAGAAGGTGTTGGCCGCCGTCGCGAAGGGCGAGACCGCCCTGATGGTGAACACCGCCGAGGTGCATCCAGGCGATTTCACCCGCAACGCCGACTATGTCCTGCCGGTTGAGCGCATCAGGCGCGCCATCGCCGAGGCGACGGGCGGGCGCGGGGCTTATTTCGTGGACGCCAATGCCATCGCGGTCGCCGTCCTCGGCAACTCTATCGCCGCGAACATGTTCATGCTGGGCTTCGCCTATCAGCATGGCAAGATACCAGTGTCGGCCGAGGCCGTTGAGAAGGCGATCACGCTCAACGGCGAGGCGGTAGCGATGAACCTCGCCGCCTTCCGCTGGGGCCGCCGGGCCGTTTGCGAGCCAGAATTCGTCGGCGCGCTGGTCGACAAGGCCCATGAGCCGACGCCTGTCCGCCATCTGTCACACACGCTGGACGAGATCATCGACCGGAGGATCGTCTTTCTCATCGGCTACCAGAACAATGCCTATGCGGCACGCTACGGGCGGTTAGTCGAACGGGTGAGGGTGCGGGAGGCCGAGGTCACGTCCTCCAAGACCCTCACGGAGGCGGTGGCCCGCTATCTCTTCAAGCTCATGGCCTATAAGGACGAGTATGAGGTGGCGCGTCTCTATAGCGATGGCAATTTCGCCCGACAGCTTGCCTCCACCTTCTCCGGCGACAAGATCCGGCTGGAATTCCATCTTGCGCCGCCGCTGCTCGCGCCGAAGGATGCGCATGGCCGTCCGCGCAAAATGACCTTCGGGGCATGGATGCTGCCGCTGTTCAAGGCGCTCGCCGCCTGCAAGGGTCTGCGCGGCACAGCCTTCGACCCCTTTGGCCGGACGGAGGAGCGGCGTATGGAACGCCAGCTCATCACCGACTACGAGACGCTTCTCGACGAAGTGCTCGAGAAGCTTGATGCCGGCAATCATGCGCTTGCCGTGGCGCTGGCATCCATCCCGGAGAAGATCCGTGGCTTCGGGCATATCAAGCAGAGGCATCTCGAAGCGGCAAAGCGGGAGGAGGCGGAATTGCTGGAGCGATTCCGTAAAGGGTTCCCGCCACTTGCCGTGGCAGCGGAATAG
- the hemH gene encoding ferrochelatase, producing the protein MDKPVATASPRPLDHPAINPRRIGVLIANLGTPEATDYWSMRRYLKEFLSDRRVIETPRLLWWFILNGIVLTTRPGRKGKDYETIWNKALNESPLKTITRSQATKLQATLSQLDDRIVVEWGMRYGHPSMKAALTSLQEQGCDRILLVPLYPQYAAATTATACDKAFEALMQMRWQPSLRVAPPYYDDPVYIEAAVAGLRQSIAALDFEPEVILASFHGIPKEYMMKGDPYHCQCVKTWRLMREAMGLSADAFMMSFQSRFGRAEWLQPYTDATVQALAERGVKRLAVVMPGFSVDCLETLEEIAGENGEIFHHHGGEKFAAIPCLNDSPEGMKVISHVAIRELQGWIGPSAG; encoded by the coding sequence TTGGACAAACCGGTTGCCACGGCATCACCCCGCCCCCTGGATCATCCGGCGATCAATCCGCGTCGCATTGGTGTGCTTATCGCCAATCTCGGTACGCCGGAGGCGACCGACTACTGGTCGATGCGCCGTTACCTCAAGGAATTCCTCTCGGACCGCCGTGTCATCGAGACGCCGCGTCTTTTGTGGTGGTTCATCCTGAACGGCATCGTCCTGACGACCCGTCCGGGCCGCAAGGGCAAGGACTACGAGACGATCTGGAACAAGGCGCTTAACGAGTCCCCGCTCAAGACAATCACGCGCTCGCAGGCCACGAAGCTGCAGGCGACGCTGTCGCAGCTCGATGATCGCATCGTGGTGGAATGGGGGATGCGCTACGGGCATCCCTCGATGAAGGCCGCACTGACGTCCCTCCAGGAGCAGGGCTGTGACCGGATTCTTCTGGTGCCCCTCTACCCGCAATATGCGGCGGCGACGACGGCGACCGCATGCGACAAGGCGTTCGAGGCCCTCATGCAGATGCGTTGGCAACCGAGCCTGCGCGTCGCGCCGCCCTACTACGACGATCCGGTCTACATCGAGGCTGCCGTTGCCGGACTGAGGCAGAGCATCGCGGCGCTGGATTTCGAGCCGGAGGTCATTCTCGCCTCCTTCCATGGCATTCCGAAAGAATACATGATGAAGGGCGATCCCTATCACTGCCAGTGCGTGAAGACCTGGCGGCTGATGCGGGAAGCCATGGGCCTCTCCGCTGACGCGTTCATGATGAGTTTCCAGTCGCGCTTCGGCCGCGCCGAGTGGCTGCAGCCCTATACCGATGCAACGGTGCAGGCGCTCGCCGAGCGCGGCGTCAAGCGGCTGGCCGTCGTCATGCCTGGTTTCTCCGTCGATTGCCTCGAGACCCTCGAGGAGATCGCGGGTGAGAATGGCGAGATCTTCCACCACCATGGCGGCGAGAAATTCGCGGCCATTCCTTGTCTCAATGACTCGCCCGAGGGCATGAAGGTCATCAGCCACGTCGCGATCCGGGAGCTGCAGGGCTGGATCGGGCCCTCCGCCGGCTAG